A portion of the Micromonospora tarapacensis genome contains these proteins:
- the uvrC gene encoding excinuclease ABC subunit UvrC codes for MADPSTYRPAPGTIPEAPGVYRFYDGTGRVIYVGKARNLRSRLNSYFGDPWGLHQRTQQMVTTAESVDWVTVGTEVEALQLEYLWIKQYDPRFNVRYRDDKSYPYLAVTLDEEYPRLQVMRGAKRKGVRYFGPYSHAWAIRETLDLLLRVFPARTCSAGVFKRAGQVGRPCLLGYIGKCSAPCVGTVSAERHREIVDDFCDFMAGRTDTMVRKLEREMAEASEQLEFERAARLRDDVAALRRAMEKQTVVLGDGTDADVVAFADDPLEAAVQVFRVRGGRVRGQRGWVVEKTEELTTGDLVHHFCTQVYGGEDGAADVPRELLVPELPADADALADWLATHRGSRVTLRVPQRGDKRALMETVERNAKDALARHKLKRAGDLTTRGKALDEITEALGLRTAPLRIECFDISQIQGTDVVASMVVFEDGLPRKSEYRRFIIRGATDDLSAMSEVLRRRFARYLDARAETGEAGVEPVVDAAGDGVGTDEPRIGVLVDPTTGRPRRFAYPPQLVVVDGGAPQVAAAAQALAELGIDDVALCGLAKRLEEVWLPDDDFPVILPRTSEGLYLLQRVRDEAHRFAIAFHRQRRSKRMTISALDSVPGLGEVRRKALLRHFGSLKRLSAATVQEITEVPGVGRRTAEAILTALAGGDKEPSTD; via the coding sequence GTGGCTGATCCGTCGACCTACCGTCCCGCGCCGGGCACGATTCCCGAGGCGCCGGGGGTCTACCGTTTCTACGACGGCACCGGCCGGGTGATCTACGTCGGCAAGGCACGGAATCTGCGCAGCCGACTCAACTCCTACTTCGGCGACCCCTGGGGGCTGCACCAGCGCACCCAGCAGATGGTCACCACCGCCGAGTCGGTCGACTGGGTCACCGTCGGCACCGAGGTCGAGGCGCTCCAGCTCGAATACCTCTGGATCAAGCAGTACGACCCGAGGTTCAACGTCCGTTACCGCGACGACAAGTCCTACCCCTACCTGGCGGTGACCCTCGACGAGGAGTATCCCCGGCTTCAGGTGATGCGCGGGGCCAAGCGCAAGGGGGTGCGCTACTTCGGGCCGTACTCACACGCCTGGGCGATCCGCGAGACGCTCGACCTGCTGCTGCGGGTCTTCCCGGCCCGCACCTGCTCCGCCGGTGTGTTCAAGCGGGCCGGCCAGGTCGGTCGCCCCTGCCTGCTGGGATACATCGGCAAGTGCTCCGCCCCCTGCGTCGGCACCGTCTCCGCCGAGCGGCACCGCGAGATCGTCGACGACTTCTGCGACTTCATGGCCGGGCGCACCGACACCATGGTGCGCAAGCTGGAACGCGAGATGGCCGAGGCCAGCGAGCAGCTGGAGTTCGAGCGGGCGGCCCGGCTGCGCGACGACGTCGCCGCGCTGCGCCGGGCGATGGAGAAGCAGACGGTGGTGCTCGGCGACGGCACCGACGCCGACGTGGTCGCCTTCGCCGACGACCCCCTCGAAGCCGCGGTCCAGGTCTTCCGCGTCCGGGGTGGCCGGGTCCGCGGCCAGCGCGGCTGGGTGGTGGAGAAGACCGAGGAGCTGACCACCGGCGACCTCGTGCACCACTTCTGCACCCAGGTCTACGGCGGCGAGGACGGTGCGGCCGACGTGCCGCGTGAGCTGCTGGTGCCCGAGTTGCCCGCCGACGCCGACGCGCTGGCCGACTGGCTCGCCACCCACCGGGGCAGCCGGGTGACGCTGCGAGTGCCGCAGCGCGGCGACAAGCGGGCCCTGATGGAGACGGTCGAACGCAACGCGAAGGACGCCCTGGCGCGGCACAAGCTCAAGCGGGCCGGTGACCTCACCACTCGCGGCAAGGCCCTCGACGAGATCACCGAGGCACTCGGTCTGCGGACCGCGCCGCTGCGCATCGAGTGTTTCGACATCTCCCAGATCCAGGGCACCGACGTGGTGGCGAGCATGGTCGTCTTCGAGGATGGGCTGCCCCGCAAGAGCGAGTACCGCCGGTTCATCATCCGGGGGGCCACCGACGACCTCTCGGCGATGTCCGAGGTGCTGCGCCGCCGCTTCGCCCGCTACCTCGACGCCCGCGCCGAAACCGGTGAGGCCGGCGTCGAGCCCGTGGTCGACGCGGCCGGCGACGGTGTCGGCACCGACGAGCCGAGGATCGGCGTCCTGGTCGACCCGACCACCGGCCGGCCGCGCAGGTTCGCGTACCCGCCGCAGCTGGTGGTGGTCGACGGCGGCGCGCCGCAGGTGGCCGCCGCCGCCCAGGCGCTGGCCGAGCTGGGCATCGACGACGTGGCACTGTGCGGCCTGGCCAAGCGGCTGGAGGAGGTCTGGCTGCCCGACGACGACTTCCCGGTCATCCTCCCGCGCACCTCGGAGGGGCTCTACCTGCTGCAACGGGTACGCGACGAGGCGCACCGGTTCGCCATCGCCTTCCACCGGCAGCGCCGCTCGAAGCGGATGACCATCTCGGCGCTGGACAGCGTCCCGGGCCTGGGGGAGGTGCGCCGCAAGGCGTTGCTGCGTCACTTCGGCTCGCTCAAGCGCCTCTCGGCGGCCACCGTGCAGGAGATCACCGAGGTCCCGGGAGTGGGCCGGCGTACGGCCGAGGCGATCCTCACCGCCCTCGCCGGTGGCGACAAGGAACCCTCCACCGACTGA
- a CDS encoding helix-turn-helix domain-containing protein: MSSSSSPTIRARRLRRELRRLRDQRGLTVDEAARAVGWHRAKVIRIEQGHSGIAADGLRKLLDLYGASSEERDALASLARQARQKGWWSVYGDVLPDDYVGFEAEASSISTFQSLYIPGLLQTEQYARALMHAGRATADADEVDRVIAARQARKVLLTRDVPPTLWIVLDEAAVRRAVGGVKVMRAQLARVIEACQLPTVEVQVLPFAAGAHASMGGAFTILDYAEPLLDPTIVYVDNDTNTLLLEEEREVMRYRLVFDHLRAKALDPDQSAEFLVRVSAELQD, encoded by the coding sequence ATGTCGTCATCATCGAGTCCGACGATTCGCGCTCGCCGGCTTCGCCGTGAACTACGGCGGTTGCGCGACCAGCGAGGGCTGACCGTGGACGAGGCTGCTCGCGCGGTGGGGTGGCACCGAGCGAAGGTGATCCGCATCGAGCAAGGCCACAGCGGCATCGCTGCGGATGGCCTGCGGAAGCTCCTGGATCTCTATGGCGCGTCATCCGAGGAGCGGGACGCACTGGCCAGCCTCGCTCGCCAGGCCCGTCAGAAGGGCTGGTGGAGCGTCTATGGCGATGTCCTGCCTGATGACTACGTCGGTTTCGAGGCCGAGGCAAGCTCGATCAGCACGTTCCAGAGCCTCTACATTCCGGGCCTGTTGCAGACCGAGCAGTATGCGCGAGCGCTTATGCATGCGGGACGGGCGACCGCCGACGCCGATGAAGTCGATCGGGTCATCGCAGCGCGCCAGGCGCGGAAGGTCCTGCTCACACGCGACGTGCCGCCAACACTGTGGATCGTCCTCGACGAGGCGGCGGTGCGGCGGGCTGTTGGTGGTGTCAAGGTCATGAGAGCTCAACTCGCGCGCGTCATCGAGGCGTGCCAGTTGCCGACCGTCGAGGTTCAGGTCCTGCCCTTCGCCGCAGGCGCGCACGCCTCGATGGGAGGCGCCTTCACGATCCTCGACTACGCGGAGCCGCTGCTCGATCCCACCATCGTCTACGTCGACAACGACACCAACACGCTCCTGCTGGAGGAGGAGCGGGAGGTGATGCGATATAGACTCGTCTTCGACCACCTGCGTGCGAAGGCGCTCGACCCTGACCAGTCTGCTGAATTTCTCGTCAGGGTGTCCGCCGAGCTTCAAGACTGA
- a CDS encoding DUF397 domain-containing protein — translation MTTPDLEDATWRKSSRSSPNGSDCVEVAELATGLAVRDSKDPAGSKLLFGRGAWSAFVAGLRG, via the coding sequence ATGACTACGCCAGATCTCGAAGACGCAACCTGGCGCAAGAGTTCTCGTAGCAGCCCCAACGGATCCGACTGTGTCGAGGTGGCGGAGTTGGCGACAGGTCTGGCGGTGCGCGACTCCAAGGATCCTGCCGGCTCGAAGTTGCTCTTTGGCCGGGGTGCCTGGTCGGCGTTCGTGGCCGGGTTGCGGGGCTGA
- the rapZ gene encoding RNase adapter RapZ: MAETDTTLVVVTGLSGGGRSTVARALENVGFYVVDNLPQALLLDMAELAVKAGGAARRTAMVLDVRSRAFSTDLAEAIRQLKERGYAPRVVFVDADDEVLIRRFESVRRSHPLQGDGRLADGIAVERGLLEEAREQADVIVDTSHLNVNQLRRRIEELFGGEDARRLRLTVLSFGFKYGLPPDADFVLDARFLPNPYWVPELREHTGREEAVSAYVLGQEGADAFVDAYADLVNATTAGFEREGKRYLTVAVGCTGGKHRSVAIAEELAARLRRAGLAANAQHRDLGRE, translated from the coding sequence GTGGCCGAGACGGACACCACGCTGGTGGTGGTCACCGGCCTCTCCGGTGGTGGGCGCAGCACGGTGGCCCGAGCCCTGGAGAACGTCGGCTTCTACGTCGTCGACAACCTGCCGCAGGCGCTGCTGCTCGACATGGCCGAACTGGCGGTGAAGGCGGGCGGGGCGGCCAGGCGTACCGCCATGGTGCTGGACGTGCGATCCCGGGCCTTCTCCACCGACCTGGCGGAGGCGATCCGGCAGCTGAAGGAGCGTGGCTACGCCCCCCGGGTGGTCTTCGTCGACGCCGACGACGAGGTGCTGATCCGCCGGTTCGAGAGCGTACGGCGCTCGCACCCGTTGCAGGGCGACGGGCGGCTCGCCGACGGCATCGCGGTCGAGCGGGGTCTGCTGGAGGAGGCCCGGGAGCAGGCCGACGTGATCGTCGACACCAGTCACCTCAACGTCAACCAGCTGCGCCGCCGGATCGAGGAGCTGTTCGGCGGTGAGGACGCCCGCCGGCTGCGGCTGACGGTGCTCTCCTTCGGCTTCAAGTACGGCCTGCCGCCGGACGCCGACTTCGTGCTCGACGCCCGGTTCCTGCCCAACCCGTACTGGGTGCCCGAGCTGCGCGAGCACACCGGGCGGGAGGAGGCGGTCAGCGCGTACGTCCTGGGGCAGGAGGGTGCGGACGCCTTCGTCGACGCGTACGCGGACCTGGTGAACGCCACCACGGCCGGCTTCGAACGGGAGGGCAAGCGCTACCTGACGGTGGCGGTCGGTTGCACCGGTGGCAAGCATCGCAGTGTGGCGATCGCCGAGGAGTTGGCGGCCCGGCTGCGGCGCGCCGGGCTGGCCGCCAACGCCCAGCACCGGGACCTGGGGCGGGAATGA
- the whiA gene encoding DNA-binding protein WhiA encodes MAMTAAVKDELSRVDVPKPCCRRAEMAALLRFAGGLHIVSGRVVVEAELDTGAVARRLRREIAEVYGYPSEIHVLASGGLRKGSHFIVRVVKDGEALARQTGLLDVRGRPVRGLPPHVVAANVCCAVSAWRGAFMAHGSLTEPGRSSALEITCPGPESALALVGAARRLGITAKNREVRGVDRVVVKDGDAIAALLTRIGAHASVLAWEERRVRREVRATANRLANFDDANLRRSARAAVAAAARVTRALEILAEDAPEHLTSAGRLRLEHRQASLEELGALADPPLTKDAIAGRIRRLLALADKRARDLGMPDTEAAVTPDMLVV; translated from the coding sequence ATGGCGATGACGGCTGCGGTCAAGGACGAGCTGAGTCGGGTCGACGTGCCCAAGCCCTGCTGTCGGCGGGCAGAGATGGCGGCGTTGCTGCGGTTCGCCGGTGGGCTGCACATCGTCTCCGGCCGGGTGGTGGTGGAGGCGGAACTCGACACCGGTGCGGTGGCCCGCCGGTTGCGGCGCGAGATCGCCGAGGTCTACGGCTACCCGAGCGAGATCCACGTCCTCGCCTCCGGTGGCCTGCGCAAGGGCAGCCACTTCATCGTCCGGGTCGTCAAGGACGGCGAGGCGCTGGCCCGGCAGACCGGCCTGCTGGACGTGCGGGGGCGACCGGTGCGAGGGCTTCCGCCGCACGTGGTCGCCGCCAACGTGTGCTGCGCGGTGTCCGCCTGGCGGGGTGCGTTCATGGCGCACGGCTCGCTGACCGAGCCGGGCCGTTCCAGCGCCCTGGAGATCACCTGCCCCGGCCCGGAGTCGGCGCTGGCGCTGGTCGGTGCGGCCCGTCGCCTCGGCATCACCGCCAAGAACCGCGAGGTGCGCGGCGTCGACCGGGTGGTGGTCAAGGACGGCGACGCGATCGCCGCGTTGCTCACCCGGATCGGCGCCCACGCCAGCGTGCTGGCCTGGGAGGAGCGCCGGGTGCGGCGCGAGGTGCGCGCGACGGCCAACCGGCTGGCCAACTTCGACGACGCCAACCTGCGGCGTTCGGCCCGGGCGGCGGTCGCCGCCGCGGCCCGGGTGACCCGGGCGCTGGAGATCCTCGCCGAGGACGCGCCGGAGCACCTGACCTCGGCCGGGCGGCTGCGGCTGGAGCACCGGCAGGCGTCCCTGGAGGAGTTGGGCGCGCTGGCCGACCCGCCGCTGACCAAGGACGCCATCGCCGGGCGGATCCGCCGGCTGCTGGCGCTGGCCGACAAGCGGGCACGGGACCTGGGCATGCCGGATACCGAAGCGGCCGTCACGCCCGACATGCTCGTGGTCTGA
- the gap gene encoding type I glyceraldehyde-3-phosphate dehydrogenase, translating to MTIRVGINGFGRIGRNFFRAVLASGADVEVVAVNDLTDNATLAHLLKYDSILGRLPHEVKATADEITVGGKTIKAYAEKDPAKLPWADLGVDIVIESTGFFTDATKAKAHVDGGAKKVIISAPAKNEDVTVVMGVNQGQYDPAKHTIISNASCTTNCLAPMAKVLHDTFGITKGLMTTIHAYTQDQNLQDAPHSDLRRARAAALNIVPTSTGAAKAIGLVLPDLKGKLDGFALRVPIPTGSATDLTVEVGRETTVDEVNAALKAAAEGPLKGILVYNEDPIVSADIVTDPASCIFDAPLTKVIGNQVKVVGWYDNEWGYSNRLVDLVKLVGQSL from the coding sequence GTGACCATCCGGGTTGGCATCAACGGCTTCGGCCGGATCGGCCGTAACTTTTTCCGGGCAGTGCTGGCTTCCGGCGCTGACGTCGAGGTCGTGGCCGTCAACGACCTGACCGACAATGCGACGCTCGCTCACCTGCTCAAGTACGACAGCATCCTGGGTCGCCTCCCGCACGAGGTCAAGGCCACCGCTGACGAGATCACCGTCGGCGGCAAGACCATCAAGGCGTACGCGGAGAAGGACCCGGCCAAGCTGCCCTGGGCTGACCTGGGCGTCGACATCGTCATCGAGTCGACCGGCTTTTTCACCGACGCCACCAAGGCGAAGGCGCACGTCGACGGCGGGGCCAAGAAGGTCATCATCTCCGCTCCGGCGAAGAACGAGGACGTCACCGTCGTGATGGGCGTCAACCAGGGCCAGTACGACCCGGCCAAGCACACAATCATCTCGAACGCCTCCTGCACCACCAACTGCCTGGCGCCGATGGCGAAGGTGCTGCACGACACGTTCGGCATCACCAAGGGTCTGATGACCACCATCCACGCGTACACCCAGGACCAGAACCTCCAGGACGCGCCGCACTCGGACCTGCGCCGGGCCCGCGCCGCCGCGCTGAACATCGTGCCGACCTCGACCGGCGCCGCGAAGGCCATCGGCTTGGTGCTGCCGGACCTCAAGGGCAAGCTCGACGGGTTCGCGCTGCGGGTGCCGATCCCCACCGGCTCGGCCACCGACCTGACCGTCGAGGTCGGCCGGGAGACCACGGTGGACGAGGTCAACGCCGCCCTCAAGGCCGCCGCCGAGGGGCCGCTCAAGGGCATCCTGGTGTACAACGAGGATCCGATCGTGTCGGCGGACATCGTCACCGACCCGGCGTCGTGCATCTTCGACGCGCCGCTGACGAAGGTCATCGGCAACCAGGTCAAGGTGGTCGGCTGGTACGACAACGAGTGGGGCTACTCGAACCGCCTGGTCGACCTGGTCAAGCTGGTGGGTCAGTCGCTGTGA
- a CDS encoding phosphoglycerate kinase: MSIRTLDDLLAEGVSGRRVLVRADLNVPLDKQSGSIADDGRIRGVLPTLGALTEAGAKVVVCSHLGRPKGSPDPQFSLAPVAGRLGELLGTAVHFATDTVGESARATVAALADGEVALLENLRFTKGETSKDDAERGAFADQLAALGDVYVDDAFGAVHRKHASVHDVPARLPHVAGRLVLREVEVLSKLTGDPDRPYVVVLGGSKVSDKLAVIEALLPTVDRLLIGGGMCFTFLKAQGHEVGSSLLEKEMVETCRSLLARADGKIMLPVDVVAADAFAPDAAHDVVPADGIPSHRVGLDIGPKTVAGFTAALKQSAFGESTNAKTIFWNGPMGVFEMPAFANGTRGVAEAIAASGAFSVVGGGDSAAAVRALGLDEKAFGHISTGGGASLEYLEGKTLPGIAALEN; encoded by the coding sequence GTGAGCATCCGTACCCTCGACGACCTGCTCGCCGAGGGGGTGTCGGGTCGGCGCGTGCTGGTGCGCGCCGACCTGAACGTCCCACTCGACAAGCAGTCCGGCTCGATCGCCGACGACGGCCGGATCCGGGGGGTGCTGCCGACCCTGGGTGCGCTCACCGAGGCCGGTGCGAAGGTGGTCGTCTGTTCCCACCTGGGCCGGCCGAAGGGCTCGCCGGACCCGCAGTTCAGCCTCGCCCCGGTCGCCGGGCGGCTCGGCGAGCTGCTCGGCACGGCCGTGCACTTCGCCACCGACACGGTCGGCGAGTCGGCCCGGGCCACCGTGGCGGCGCTCGCCGACGGCGAGGTCGCGCTGCTGGAGAATCTCCGCTTCACCAAGGGGGAGACCAGCAAGGACGACGCCGAGCGGGGCGCCTTCGCCGACCAGCTCGCCGCGCTCGGTGACGTGTACGTGGACGACGCGTTCGGCGCCGTGCACCGCAAGCACGCCAGCGTCCACGACGTGCCCGCGCGGCTGCCGCACGTCGCCGGCCGCCTGGTGCTGCGCGAGGTGGAGGTCCTGTCCAAGCTCACCGGCGACCCGGACCGGCCGTACGTGGTGGTGCTGGGCGGCTCGAAGGTCTCCGACAAGCTCGCCGTGATCGAGGCGCTGCTGCCGACCGTCGACCGGCTGCTGATCGGCGGCGGCATGTGCTTCACCTTCCTCAAGGCGCAGGGCCACGAGGTGGGCTCCTCGCTGCTCGAGAAGGAGATGGTCGAGACCTGCCGCAGCCTGCTGGCGCGCGCCGATGGCAAGATCATGCTCCCGGTCGACGTGGTGGCCGCGGACGCCTTCGCCCCGGACGCCGCGCACGACGTGGTGCCGGCCGACGGCATCCCCAGCCACCGGGTCGGGCTCGACATCGGGCCGAAGACCGTCGCGGGTTTCACCGCCGCGCTGAAGCAGTCCGCGTTCGGTGAGTCAACGAACGCGAAGACGATTTTCTGGAACGGGCCCATGGGCGTGTTCGAGATGCCCGCCTTCGCCAACGGCACCCGGGGCGTCGCCGAGGCGATCGCCGCCTCCGGCGCGTTCAGCGTGGTCGGCGGCGGCGACTCGGCGGCCGCGGTCCGGGCCCTCGGGCTCGACGAGAAGGCCTTCGGGCACATCTCCACCGGCGGCGGCGCCTCCCTGGAGTATCTGGAGGGCAAGACCCTTCCCGGCATCGCGGCCCTGGAGAACTGA
- the tpiA gene encoding triose-phosphate isomerase codes for MTNAPRRPLMAGNWKMNLNHLEANLLVQKLAASLTEKQLTEVETVVLPPFTDLRTVQTAVEGDRLLIGYGAQDVSPHASGAYTGEIAGPMLAKLGCTYVVVGHSERRAYHHEDDALVGAKVQAALTHGLTPILCVGEGLDVREQGTHVAHCTNQLDAALKGLTAEQVARVVVAYEPVWAIGTGKTATPEDAQEVCGAVRARLAGTFDQGTAEQVRILYGGSVKSSNVASIMAQPDVDGALVGGASLDAEEFAKICRFPEHITG; via the coding sequence ATGACGAACGCTCCCCGCCGGCCACTGATGGCCGGCAACTGGAAGATGAACCTCAATCACCTCGAGGCGAATCTGCTGGTGCAGAAGCTGGCGGCCAGCCTCACGGAGAAGCAGCTGACCGAGGTGGAGACGGTGGTGCTGCCGCCGTTCACCGACCTGCGTACGGTGCAGACTGCGGTGGAGGGTGACAGGCTGCTCATCGGCTACGGGGCCCAGGACGTCTCCCCGCACGCCTCGGGCGCCTACACCGGCGAGATCGCCGGGCCGATGCTGGCCAAGCTGGGCTGCACCTACGTGGTGGTCGGGCACTCCGAACGGCGCGCCTACCATCACGAGGACGACGCGTTGGTGGGTGCCAAGGTGCAGGCGGCACTGACCCACGGGCTCACCCCGATCCTCTGCGTGGGGGAGGGGCTCGACGTCCGGGAGCAGGGCACCCACGTCGCGCACTGCACCAACCAGCTCGACGCGGCCCTCAAGGGGCTCACCGCCGAGCAGGTCGCCCGGGTGGTCGTCGCGTACGAGCCGGTCTGGGCGATCGGCACCGGCAAGACGGCCACGCCGGAGGACGCCCAGGAGGTGTGCGGCGCGGTGCGGGCCCGGCTGGCCGGAACCTTCGACCAGGGCACCGCCGAGCAGGTTCGGATCCTCTACGGCGGCTCGGTGAAGTCGTCGAACGTCGCCTCGATCATGGCCCAGCCGGACGTCGACGGCGCCCTGGTGGGCGGCGCCAGCCTGGACGCCGAGGAGTTCGCGAAGATCTGCCGGTTCCCGGAGCACATCACCGGCTGA
- the secG gene encoding preprotein translocase subunit SecG, translating into MPIWFAYTLIVLLVITSVTLTMLILLHRGKGGGMSSMFGGGVSSSLAGSSVAEKNLDRYTVLVAIVWFACIIGLGLWLRLEVGTGV; encoded by the coding sequence ATGCCGATCTGGTTCGCCTACACGTTGATCGTGTTGCTGGTCATCACGAGCGTCACACTCACCATGCTGATCCTGCTGCACCGGGGCAAGGGCGGTGGGATGTCCAGCATGTTCGGCGGTGGCGTCAGCTCCAGCCTGGCCGGGTCCTCGGTCGCCGAGAAGAACCTCGACCGCTACACCGTTCTGGTGGCCATCGTCTGGTTCGCCTGCATCATCGGCCTCGGCCTCTGGCTCCGGCTTGAGGTGGGTACGGGCGTCTGA
- a CDS encoding RNA polymerase-binding protein RbpA, giving the protein MPNGHVIRGARVGSAPARHPERHQPVPCRSVSYWCRNGHRTDIRIVAEVAAPTVWDCPRCGLPAGQDAQDPPGRTRAEPYKTHLAYVKERRTEAEGEAILAEALAALRRRRGAR; this is encoded by the coding sequence GTGCCGAACGGCCACGTCATCCGGGGCGCCCGGGTCGGGTCCGCGCCCGCCCGCCACCCCGAACGTCACCAGCCGGTCCCGTGCCGGTCGGTCAGCTACTGGTGCCGCAACGGGCACCGCACCGACATCCGGATCGTCGCCGAGGTGGCGGCCCCGACCGTCTGGGACTGCCCGCGGTGCGGGCTGCCGGCCGGTCAGGACGCCCAGGATCCGCCCGGCCGGACCCGGGCGGAACCGTACAAGACCCACCTGGCGTACGTGAAGGAGCGGCGCACCGAGGCCGAGGGTGAGGCGATCCTCGCCGAGGCCCTGGCCGCCCTGCGCCGGCGTCGCGGCGCCCGCTGA
- the pgl gene encoding 6-phosphogluconolactonase, whose protein sequence is MSEASVAVHADADLLAQAVAARLVVRLLDAQAERGQASVVLTGGRIAAAVYRAVTELPARDAVDWSRVDFWWGDERFLPAGDPERNETQARAALLDTLPVDPARVHPMPASDAGADPEEAAAGYAADLARAARPGTAVLPHFDVLMLGVGEDGHVASVFPEHPVHYESRPVSAVRGSPKPPPVRVTLTLPTINTAEEVWLVASGADKAHAVGMALAGAGQVQVPAAGVQGTGRTLWLLDRAAAADVPARFRSLR, encoded by the coding sequence ATGAGTGAGGCGAGCGTCGCCGTCCACGCCGACGCCGACCTGCTGGCGCAGGCGGTCGCGGCCCGGTTGGTGGTGAGGCTGCTCGACGCGCAGGCCGAGCGGGGGCAGGCGTCGGTGGTACTCACCGGCGGTCGGATCGCCGCGGCGGTCTACCGGGCGGTCACCGAACTGCCGGCCCGGGACGCGGTCGACTGGTCCCGGGTGGACTTCTGGTGGGGTGACGAACGGTTCCTGCCCGCCGGCGACCCGGAGCGCAACGAGACCCAGGCCCGGGCGGCGCTGCTCGACACGCTGCCGGTGGACCCCGCGCGGGTCCACCCGATGCCGGCCTCCGATGCCGGTGCCGATCCGGAGGAGGCCGCCGCCGGGTACGCGGCCGACCTCGCCCGGGCGGCCCGGCCCGGCACCGCGGTGCTGCCCCACTTCGACGTGCTGATGCTCGGCGTCGGCGAGGACGGACACGTCGCCTCGGTCTTCCCCGAGCACCCGGTGCACTACGAGAGCCGCCCGGTCAGCGCGGTGCGGGGTAGCCCGAAGCCACCACCGGTGCGCGTCACCCTCACCCTCCCGACGATCAACACCGCCGAGGAGGTCTGGCTGGTGGCCAGCGGTGCGGACAAGGCCCACGCGGTCGGCATGGCGCTGGCCGGCGCCGGGCAGGTGCAGGTGCCGGCGGCCGGTGTGCAGGGCACCGGTCGCACCCTCTGGCTGCTGGACCGCGCGGCGGCCGCCGACGTCCCCGCCCGCTTCCGCAGCCTGCGGTGA
- a CDS encoding glucose-6-phosphate dehydrogenase assembly protein OpcA, producing the protein MIGLWDTTGNEVVKALAAERRSAGGVASGMALTLIVVVDEKRVRDAEAAATIAAAAHPCRLLVVVRSDVDRDRNRLDAEIVVGGRLGPCEAVVMRMYGRLALHAESVVMPLLVPDVPVVTWWHGEPPSEIATDFLGVVADRRITDTAQAADPIDALRQRARDYAPGDTDLAWTRITPWRTLVAGAFDTTEAQLTEAVLVAPPADPTAALMRGWLRSRLGIKPRWERSREAPRMREVLLRCANGDELTLTREDSMATFRRTGQEDRMLPLVRRPLGDELAEELRRLGPDQVYAEALGAFAGLSNLDRRPGHRVHVWKDPATAQRAEAGVSAHPTTSIGS; encoded by the coding sequence TTGATCGGACTGTGGGACACCACCGGCAACGAGGTGGTCAAGGCGCTCGCCGCCGAGCGGCGCAGTGCCGGCGGCGTGGCCAGCGGTATGGCGCTGACCCTGATCGTGGTGGTCGACGAGAAGCGGGTCCGCGACGCGGAGGCGGCGGCCACCATAGCCGCGGCGGCCCACCCGTGCCGCCTGCTGGTGGTCGTCCGCTCCGATGTCGACCGGGACCGCAACCGGCTCGACGCGGAGATCGTGGTCGGCGGGCGGCTCGGCCCGTGCGAGGCCGTGGTGATGCGGATGTACGGCCGGCTGGCGCTGCACGCCGAGTCGGTGGTGATGCCGCTGCTGGTGCCGGACGTGCCCGTGGTGACCTGGTGGCACGGCGAGCCGCCCAGCGAGATCGCCACCGACTTCCTCGGCGTGGTCGCCGACCGGCGGATCACCGACACCGCCCAGGCCGCCGACCCGATCGACGCGCTGCGGCAGCGCGCCCGGGACTACGCTCCCGGCGACACCGACCTCGCCTGGACCCGGATCACCCCGTGGCGCACCCTGGTCGCCGGCGCGTTCGACACCACCGAGGCGCAACTCACCGAGGCGGTCCTGGTCGCGCCGCCGGCCGATCCGACCGCCGCGCTGATGCGCGGCTGGCTGCGCAGCCGGCTGGGCATCAAACCACGCTGGGAACGCAGCCGGGAGGCCCCCCGCATGCGCGAGGTGCTGCTGCGCTGCGCCAACGGCGACGAGTTGACGCTGACCCGTGAGGACAGCATGGCCACCTTCCGGCGGACCGGCCAGGAGGACCGGATGCTGCCGCTGGTGCGCCGGCCGCTCGGCGACGAACTGGCCGAGGAGTTGCGCCGGCTCGGCCCCGACCAGGTGTACGCGGAGGCGCTGGGCGCCTTCGCCGGGCTGTCCAACCTGGACCGGCGACCCGGCCACCGGGTGCACGTCTGGAAGGACCCGGCCACCGCCCAGCGGGCCGAGGCGGGCGTCTCCGCACACCCCACCACCAGCATCGGCTCCTGA